The Geobacter sp. genome has a window encoding:
- a CDS encoding pyridoxal phosphate-dependent aminotransferase has product MAIAAKIQTFIEGASWIRKMFEEGERLRAVHGADNVYDFTLGNPNIEPPARYDEEFRRLAAAPPLGMHRYMSNAGYQETRAAVAEVLSESSGLQVTAANVVMTCGASGALNVALKTILNPGEEVIILTPHFVEYKFYIDNHGGVPREVWTDPETFQLDLPAIENAISEKTRAIIINTPNNPTGVIYPAESLQKLGDLVQRKERELERQIYVISDEPYARIAYDGMAVPSIFPFIDNAVIVTSHSKDLALPGERIGYLAANPRMTHVELFMEGAIFCNRTLGFVNAPALLQRLVAKLQRESVDIGEYRQKRDLLYEGLTGLGFSMVKPDGAFYLFPRSPIADDVAFVRLAQKHHILLVPGAGFGAPGYFRIAYCVDKGMIERSLPAWGALAKEVGL; this is encoded by the coding sequence ATGGCCATTGCCGCAAAAATCCAGACCTTCATCGAGGGAGCGTCCTGGATCCGCAAGATGTTCGAGGAAGGGGAACGGCTCCGGGCAGTCCACGGCGCCGATAACGTCTACGATTTCACCTTGGGGAATCCCAATATCGAGCCCCCTGCCCGATATGACGAGGAGTTCCGGCGACTGGCGGCAGCCCCTCCTCTCGGCATGCACCGCTACATGAGCAATGCCGGTTACCAGGAGACTCGCGCCGCAGTTGCCGAGGTGCTGTCCGAGTCGTCCGGTCTGCAGGTGACTGCGGCGAACGTGGTCATGACCTGCGGCGCCAGCGGCGCCCTCAACGTGGCCCTGAAGACGATCCTCAACCCCGGCGAAGAGGTGATCATCCTGACCCCGCACTTTGTCGAGTACAAGTTTTACATCGACAACCATGGCGGCGTCCCCCGCGAGGTCTGGACAGACCCGGAAACCTTCCAGCTCGACCTGCCGGCGATCGAGAATGCTATTTCCGAAAAGACGCGGGCGATCATCATCAACACCCCCAACAACCCCACCGGGGTCATCTATCCTGCCGAAAGCCTGCAGAAACTGGGCGATCTGGTGCAGCGTAAGGAGCGGGAACTGGAGCGGCAGATCTACGTCATCTCCGACGAGCCCTATGCCCGTATAGCTTACGACGGCATGGCAGTGCCCAGCATCTTCCCCTTCATCGACAATGCGGTGATCGTCACCTCCCATTCCAAGGACCTGGCCCTGCCGGGCGAGCGGATCGGCTACCTGGCGGCCAACCCGCGCATGACCCATGTGGAGCTTTTCATGGAAGGGGCGATTTTCTGCAACCGCACCTTGGGGTTCGTCAACGCACCGGCGCTTCTCCAGCGCCTGGTGGCAAAGCTCCAGCGTGAATCGGTGGATATCGGCGAATACCGGCAAAAGCGGGATCTCCTCTACGAGGGGCTGACCGGCCTCGGATTCAGCATGGTGAAGCCGGATGGGGCATTCTACCTCTTCCCCCGTTCGCCCATTGCAGACGATGTGGCGTTTGTCCGCCTGGCCCAGAAGCACCACATCCTGCTGGTCCCCGGTGCGGGATTCGGTGCTCCCGGCTACTTCAGGATCGCCTATTGTGTTGACAAGGGGATGATCGAGCGGAGCCTCCCCGCTTGGGGCGCACTTGCCAAAGAGGTCGGGCTCTGA